One Campylobacter concisus DNA segment encodes these proteins:
- a CDS encoding SU10 major capsid protein → MAITTTGFQAPATKREGLKPSVYDKIILIGADETPILKLIGTSSVKGIEHSWLTDSLAAPKKNAQLEISDFDDQIKSSVQKTSNAVQIFTSNVSVSRSMQAVATYGGKELERETAKRAKEHKLDMEYAIFGLGRDADVKKSVFKAPSVRTDATAGEMAGLFYFLAKGAAAFASGKRGNVVAFDSSGDWKGTPAALTETILSQLLQNIWDAGTTPKDVFIGADLKPAINKIVFRYLFRRQLIILILKFIAERLMFGIAKAIISMFLENFV, encoded by the coding sequence ATGGCAATAACTACAACTGGGTTTCAAGCCCCAGCAACAAAAAGAGAAGGGCTAAAGCCTTCGGTATATGACAAAATAATTTTAATAGGTGCTGACGAGACGCCTATACTTAAACTTATTGGCACTTCAAGTGTTAAAGGCATAGAGCACTCCTGGCTAACTGACAGCTTAGCTGCGCCAAAGAAAAACGCACAGCTAGAGATTTCTGACTTTGACGATCAGATCAAATCAAGCGTGCAAAAAACCTCAAACGCAGTGCAAATTTTTACTTCAAACGTTAGCGTTTCAAGAAGTATGCAAGCAGTGGCAACTTATGGCGGTAAAGAGCTAGAGCGTGAGACAGCTAAAAGAGCAAAAGAGCATAAGCTAGATATGGAGTATGCTATTTTTGGTCTTGGTCGTGATGCTGATGTTAAAAAGAGCGTGTTTAAAGCACCGAGCGTTAGAACTGACGCAACAGCTGGCGAAATGGCAGGCTTATTTTATTTCTTGGCTAAAGGTGCGGCTGCATTTGCAAGTGGTAAGCGTGGCAATGTTGTAGCATTTGATAGCTCAGGCGATTGGAAAGGCACTCCAGCAGCACTAACTGAAACTATCTTATCTCAACTACTTCAAAACATTTGGGATGCAGGCACAACTCCAAAAGATGTGTTTATTGGTGCTGATCTAAAGCCAGCTATCAACAAAATAGTATTTAGATATCTTTTTAGACGTCAATTAATTATTTTAATATTAAAATTTATCGCTGAAAGATTGATGTTTGGTATCGCTAAAGCAATAATATCTATGTTTTTAGAGAATTTTGTTTGA
- the dcd gene encoding dCTP deaminase: MGLKADSWIRKMSVEKKMIVPFAEEQVGRGVVSYGVSSYGYDIRVGDEFKIFTNIGGTVVDPKNFDEKNVVDFKGDVCIVPPNSFALARTVEYFNMPDNVLAICLGKSTYARCGIIVNVTPFEPGFKGHITIEISNTTPLPAKIYANEGIAQVLFIEGDEPCEVTYADKNGKYQAQEGITLPRILK; the protein is encoded by the coding sequence ATGGGTTTAAAAGCAGACTCTTGGATAAGGAAAATGTCGGTTGAAAAGAAGATGATCGTGCCATTTGCCGAGGAGCAAGTGGGGCGTGGTGTCGTTAGTTACGGTGTTTCTAGCTACGGCTATGATATCCGTGTGGGCGATGAGTTTAAAATTTTCACAAATATCGGCGGAACTGTCGTTGATCCAAAGAATTTTGATGAGAAAAATGTGGTTGATTTTAAGGGCGATGTCTGCATAGTGCCGCCAAATTCTTTTGCTTTGGCACGCACGGTCGAGTACTTTAACATGCCTGATAACGTGCTAGCGATCTGTCTTGGCAAGAGTACATACGCAAGGTGCGGCATCATCGTAAATGTGACGCCTTTTGAGCCGGGATTTAAGGGGCATATCACGATAGAAATTTCAAATACGACGCCGCTTCCTGCGAAGATCTACGCAAACGAGGGCATCGCACAGGTGCTATTTATAGAGGGTGATGAGCCTTGCGAGGTGACTTATGCTGATAAAAACGGCAAATACCAAGCTCAAGAAGGCATCACGCTGCCTAGAATTTTAAAATAA
- the pseB gene encoding UDP-N-acetylglucosamine 4,6-dehydratase (inverting): MFNNKSILITGGTGSFGKKYTEILLKKYKPKRLVIYSRDELKQYEMAQMFKDKAMRFFIGDVRDYKRLRTAMNGIDYVIHAAAMKHVPIAEYNPMECIKTNIDGAQNVIDASLECGVSKVIALSTDKACNPVNLYGATKLASDKLFVAANNIVGEKKTRFSVVRYGNVVGSRGSVVPLFKKLIAQGEQELPVTHEKMTRFWITLEQGVNFVLKNFERMKGGEIFIPKIPSMTMVDLAKALAPDLGIKIIGIRPGEKMHEMMISRDDAHLTYEFDDYYVISPSIQFTMAQDFSTNALHQKGKPVSEDFEYSSNTNKIWLDRAGLLEMIGDGK, encoded by the coding sequence ATGTTTAACAACAAATCGATATTGATCACCGGCGGAACAGGAAGTTTTGGTAAAAAGTACACCGAAATTTTGTTAAAAAAATATAAGCCAAAAAGGCTAGTTATCTACTCACGCGACGAGCTAAAGCAGTACGAAATGGCCCAAATGTTTAAAGATAAGGCTATGCGTTTTTTCATCGGCGACGTGAGGGACTATAAGCGCTTAAGAACTGCGATGAACGGCATAGACTACGTCATCCACGCGGCTGCGATGAAACACGTACCAATCGCAGAATACAACCCAATGGAGTGCATAAAAACTAACATAGATGGCGCTCAAAACGTCATCGACGCCTCTTTGGAGTGCGGCGTTAGCAAAGTGATCGCGCTCTCAACTGACAAGGCATGCAACCCTGTAAATTTATATGGAGCCACAAAGCTAGCCAGCGATAAGCTCTTTGTCGCTGCAAACAACATCGTAGGCGAGAAAAAGACGAGATTTAGCGTCGTAAGATATGGAAACGTCGTTGGTTCACGTGGCTCCGTGGTGCCGCTCTTTAAAAAGCTGATCGCACAAGGGGAACAAGAGCTGCCAGTCACTCACGAAAAGATGACTAGGTTTTGGATCACGCTTGAGCAAGGCGTAAATTTCGTCCTTAAAAACTTTGAAAGGATGAAGGGCGGTGAAATTTTCATACCAAAGATCCCGTCGATGACGATGGTCGATCTTGCAAAAGCCCTTGCACCAGACCTTGGCATAAAGATCATCGGCATTCGCCCAGGGGAAAAGATGCATGAGATGATGATATCAAGAGATGACGCGCATTTAACCTATGAATTTGATGATTATTACGTGATAAGCCCGTCTATTCAGTTCACAATGGCGCAGGACTTCTCGACAAATGCTCTTCATCAAAAGGGCAAACCAGTGAGCGAGGACTTTGAATATAGCTCAAATACAAATAAAATTTGGCTCGATAGAGCAGGCCTTCTTGAGATGATAGGGGACGGCAAATGA
- a CDS encoding YcxB family protein: MQNEKFRAKFSIKNDAKFKKLLHEVSRTVYKKNKFVFLMRAIELPFAVLCGVAMVALFDISGHELIVYSDMDDISTLARNLAIVLCVGVILLYIYAAVVKPVLFTRAIYSNIDVEREQEIVIYDDEVLFVTATSTVHFSFSAFLGTCETDDFLALILKEGSFLQIPKESLNEKAQEILEFLKEKIG, encoded by the coding sequence ATGCAAAATGAAAAATTTAGAGCGAAATTTAGTATAAAAAATGATGCTAAATTTAAAAAACTGCTACACGAAGTCTCGCGCACCGTCTATAAAAAGAATAAATTTGTATTTTTAATGAGGGCGATCGAGCTGCCATTTGCTGTGCTATGCGGAGTAGCTATGGTCGCGCTTTTTGACATTTCTGGGCACGAGTTAATAGTATATTCTGATATGGACGATATCTCTACTTTGGCAAGAAATTTAGCCATCGTTTTGTGCGTTGGCGTGATCTTGCTTTATATTTACGCGGCCGTAGTTAAGCCGGTTTTATTTACTAGAGCCATTTACTCAAACATCGATGTTGAGCGCGAACAAGAGATCGTTATATATGATGATGAGGTCTTGTTTGTCACAGCGACAAGTACGGTTCATTTTTCGTTTAGTGCATTTCTTGGTACTTGCGAAACTGATGATTTTCTAGCTTTGATCTTAAAAGAAGGCAGCTTCTTGCAGATCCCAAAAGAGTCACTAAATGAAAAAGCGCAAGAAATTTTGGAATTTCTAAAAGAAAAGATAGGCTGA
- a CDS encoding DUF3737 family protein gives MQERNAETFTGERAMFGAKGVKFTNCIFEDGESPLKHSSNLKLNECVFAYKYPLWYASDITLNSGYLEPLARAGMWYSKNLSFKDVLINAPKSFRKSSQILLENVNFSDASETLWGCVDVKLKNVFARGDYFAANSENLEVDGLSLDGNYCFDGCKNLRITNSKLISKDAFWNCENVLAQNCLISGEYLAWNAKNVTLVNCTIKSLQALCYVENLVVKDCIFMDTSLAFEYSSLNVSTKSTVKSVKNPKSGVIRAGKIEEIIIDGSLVDTSKIEIITDEI, from the coding sequence ATGCAAGAGAGAAATGCCGAAACTTTCACAGGAGAACGCGCGATGTTTGGGGCAAAAGGGGTGAAATTTACAAACTGCATCTTTGAAGATGGCGAGTCGCCGTTAAAACACAGCTCAAATTTAAAGCTAAACGAGTGCGTTTTTGCCTACAAATATCCACTTTGGTACGCAAGCGACATCACGCTAAATAGCGGCTATCTCGAGCCTCTAGCAAGAGCTGGCATGTGGTACAGCAAAAATTTAAGCTTTAAAGACGTGCTCATAAACGCTCCAAAAAGCTTTAGAAAAAGCTCGCAAATTTTACTAGAAAATGTAAATTTCTCAGACGCTAGCGAGACACTTTGGGGATGTGTGGACGTAAAGCTTAAAAATGTCTTTGCAAGGGGGGATTATTTCGCGGCAAATAGTGAAAATTTAGAGGTTGATGGGCTAAGCTTAGACGGCAACTACTGCTTTGATGGCTGCAAAAATCTTCGCATCACAAACTCAAAGCTCATATCAAAAGATGCCTTTTGGAACTGCGAAAACGTGCTCGCGCAAAACTGCCTCATCTCAGGCGAATACCTAGCCTGGAATGCAAAAAATGTGACGCTCGTAAACTGCACGATAAAGAGCTTGCAAGCACTTTGCTACGTAGAAAATTTGGTCGTAAAAGATTGCATTTTTATGGATACTAGCCTTGCTTTTGAGTATTCAAGCCTCAATGTTAGCACAAAAAGCACGGTAAAAAGTGTGAAAAATCCAAAAAGTGGCGTTATAAGAGCTGGCAAGATAGAGGAGATCATCATAGACGGCAGTTTGGTTGATACGAGCAAGATAGAGATCATCACGGATGAAATTTAG